From the genome of Acidobacteriota bacterium:
CTTCGTACCAGCTCGCGAGATGCACCTGCTCGGCGCTGATCTGCCGCTCGATGTCGTGGCGCACCCTCGCCTCGATCTCCCGGGCGTCGACGTACGCGACGTAGACGACGCCGGCGAACAGACAGCTCAGGAGGACGAGGGCCACCGTCAGGATGACGGCGAGGGTGATCGGTTCGCGTGCCGCCATGGCGCCTCCCGGTCGGGATTATGCCCGATGCCCGGGCCGGATCCCCGCGCCACTGGACGGGCTCCAGCCGGCCACCCCATCTTGGCCGGGAGGAGGCCGATGTCGCTGCGCCTGCCCAGGTGGACCGCCGGGGCGCTCCTCGCCGCATGCGCCTGCGCCCCCGGGGGCGGGGGCGCAGGGCCGGCGAGCGTCGAGCCCCGGGTGACGCCCGATCTCGACGCCTGGCTCGCCGAATGGCCGGAGGTCGAGTTGGGATGGGAGGCGGAGGGGCTGCCGGAGGAGGACCGGCAGGCCCTCGACCACCTGCTGGCGGCCGCGCGGCAGGTGGACGGCATCTTCCTCGACCAGGCCGGCCGCTCGAACCGCGAGCGGCGCGAGCGTCTCGAGGCGCTGCCCGCGGTCGAAAGGCGCAAGGCCCTCCGGCTGTTCGACATCAACTTCGGGCCGTACGACCGCGGGCGGGCGGGGCGGAACCTCTTCCTCGACACCCCGCCGCGCCCTCCCGGCGCCGGCTTCTATCCGGAGGACCTGACGCCGGAAGAGTGGACGCGGTTCCTCTCCGAGCACCCCGACCGGGAGGCCGAGCTGATCTCCGAGACCACCCTGGTGGTGCGCGACGAACACGGACTGAGCGGACGGCCCTACTCGAAGGTCTTCCGGGACCGGCTCGAGGCGATCGCCGGCAGCCTCGAGAAGGCGAGGAGCCTCACCACCGACCCCGCCCTGCGTCGCTACCTCGGGGCGCTGGCCGAAGCCCTCCGCTCGGACGACTACCGCGAAGCGGACCGGCTCTGGCTCGAAGTCCGCGGCCCCGTCCGATTCCTTCTCGGGCCGCATCCCACCGGTGAGGACCGCCTGTTCGGCCTGAAAGCGTCGTTCGAGGCGCTCGTCGGCGTCACCGTACCCGGGGGCGCCGCGAAGGTCGAGGCGGCGGCCCGCCGCCTCGAGGCGACGTGCGGTGCCCCCCCGCCCGACGCTTCGCGGGTGGAGCTGCTGGACCTCGCGGGCGCGGGCGGCGCGGCTCGCGCCGGCGGCGTCCCGGTGGCCGTGGAGTTCCCGCTCGACCCGACGCCCGGTAGGACCCGCCACCTGGTCTTCCGAAACGTGGCGCTCGCCAAGAGCCGAATCCTCCTCCGACCCGCGGCGCAGGCGCTCCTGGGCGGCGGTCCGGAACAGGACGGGGAGACCTATGTCGACTTCCTCCTCCTCCATTCCCTCGCGCACGGGCGGCCCCCCCGCGCGGGTCCGGACCGCCTGCGGGAGGCGGCCCCCCTGCTGGACGAGGCGCGTGCCGGCCTCGCCGCGGCGCTCGCGCTCGCCGACCGGGCCGAGGGCCGCGCGACCGTCCTCGCGGCCCTTCTCGGCGCCCTCGGCCGCGGGGAGCGGGGCGCGGCGGCGGCGCGGCTCCAGCTGGCGCTGCTCGAGGCGGAGGGGGCGCTCGCCATCGACCGCACGACCGGACGCGTGAGAACCCGGGCGGAGGAGTGGGCCGCCGGGCTGCGGCGCGCCTTGGCGCGCGTCGACCATCTGGTGGCGGCGGGGGACTACGCCGCGGCGCGGCGCTGGCTCGATCGGGCGGCCGGGTTCCGCGCCGGACGGCTCGCCGCGATCGCCGCCGGGTTGCCGTTCGACATCGCCGTGCGGTTCACGGGCGCGGCGCGGCGGCCGCCCCTTTCCGGCGTCACGTCAGCCCCGCGCACTCCAGCAGCGCCTTGAGGATCTCCGCCTGGTGCCGGGCATCCGCATCGGCGCGGTGTAGCGTCGCCTCGTCCTGAGGTTCGAGGCCGAGGCGCTCGGCGATCGTCTCCCTCGTGGTGTCGAACCACGGCAGTCCCAAGACCCCCATCGCCAGCGCCTTGGTATCGATCCCCTTGTAGCCGAAGGGATTCCGCACGCCGCACCACTCGTAGTACCAGGCGACGTACATCCAGTCGAAAACCGCCACGTGGCCGACGAACACCGGCTCCGTGCCCGGAACCAGGCTCCGGTCGACGAACCGGTTCAGGCGCTCCATTGCTTCCCGCGGTTCCACACCCTCGCGCCGCAGGCGGTCGAGGTCGAGGCCGTGCACCGCATTGGCCCGGGGATCGTTGCCGGCGAAGGCGGGGCGGATCTCGACGTAGAAGGTCTCGCCGATGCGCAGGCCGCCATCCCGCGGCGCGACCACGCAGGCGCCCAGGCTCACCATGCTGTACAGCCCGGGGACCGGCCCGGTGGCTTCGACATCGATCGAGTAGTAGGTCGCGCGCGCCTCACCGCTCACCTGGAATGTCCTCCGAAGCCGAACGGGGCGGAGGGGGAACCGCCTCCTCCCCACGTGGATGCAGGGCTCGGAAGCCGGCCAGATACCATCCCCCCTGGACGGCCCGTTGGAGCCACCAGGCCGGACGCCGAAGCAGCCAGCGGCCTCCGAGAGCGGGCACGACCCGGGCCGCGACCGCATCGACCCGGGTGGCCGCGCCGAACAGGAGCGCTCCGCACCGCGACACCCCGGCCGCGACCCGCGCGTACAGGCGGGCTCCCGCGCCGTCCAGAGCATAGCGCCGACCGCGGCGAACGACGGCGACGACCAGGCCGAGCAGGTCGCTCCGCGCCGGCGGACGGGCGTCGGCTCCCGGCAGGCCGTCGCCCTTCGTGACCAGGCGGCCGTCCCGCCGCCGCGCGATCACCCGGTGGACCGTCAGGCCCCCGTCGCGAAGCCTGTCCGCGAGCGAGGCGTCCGGGCGTGCCGGCGCGTCCCGGAAGAAGAGCACGACGTCGCCCACCCTGGGGACCCCCTCCGCGCGGCGCCAGACGATCTCGTCCCCGCCGCGAAGAAAGGGCGCCATCGACCGCGTCGCCCCCGAGACCGGCATGCGCCCCCCCGGAACGGCTCGCAGCGCGTCGCGAACGAGCTGCCGGACCTCGGCGCGCGCGCCGGCGGGGCGGTCTTCCCCGGAACGGGCCACGGCGCCGCACTCCCTCAGCGCGCCACGGCCTGCGCCTTGAGCTCCCGGATGACGGTGATCTTCACCCTCCCCGGATAGTCCATTTCGTTCTGGATCCTCTGCGCGAGATCGTGAGCGAGCAACGCCGTCCTGTCGTCGTCCAGCTTGCGAGCCTCGACGATGACGCGTAGCTCGCGGCCGGCCTGCAGTGCGTAGCACTGGCTCACGCCTTCGAACGAAGCGCCGATCTCCTCCAGCTTCTTCACGCGCCGGATGTAGTCGACGGTCGTTTGCCGCCGAGCGCCCGGACGAGCCCCGGACAGGGCATCCGCCGCCGCGACCAGCACGGAGATCGGGTGGATCACCTCGCAGTCGTCGTGGTGGGACTCGATGGCGTTGACGACCACGTCCGGCTCTCCGTACCGCCGCGCGATCTCGCCGCCGATCTCAGGATGGGTGCCCTCGCGCTCGAAGTCGACCGCCTTGCCGATATCGTGGAGGAGAGCGGCCCTTTCGGCCAGTTTCTGGTCGAGGCCGAGTTCGGCGGCGAGCATGCCGCAGATGCGGGCGCATTCCTTGACGTGCTCCAGCACGTTCTGGCCGTAGCTCGTCCGGAACTTCAGCCTCCCGAGAAGGGTGAGGATCTCGGGGTGAACCTTCTTCAGCCCGAATTCCTCCGCCGCCTCCCGGCCGGCCCGCAGCGTCTCCTGCTCCACCTTCCGCTTGACCTGAGCCACCACCTGCTGGATCCGGCGGGGATGGATCACCCCTCCCTCGATCAGCTTCTCCAGGGCACGCCGGGCGATCTCACGCCGCACCGGGTTGAAACCGCTGATCGTCACCTGTCCGGGGTTGTCGTCGATGACGAGCTGCATGCCGGTCAGCTTCTCGAAGGTGCGGATGTTGCGCCCCTCCGTGCCGATGATCCGGCCACGGATGGCCGGGTCCGGGATCTTGACGTGAGAGACCGAGCGCGAGGCGGAGTACTCGGAAGCGACCCGCTCGATCGCCAAGGCGATGATCTTCTGGGCCTCGATCTCCGCCCGCCGCTGCGCGTCTTCCTTGATCGCGCGGACCTCGGCCGCCGCCGACTGCCTCACCTCGGCGCGGAGCGCTTCGAGGAGCTGCCGGCGGGCCTCCTCGCGAGGGAGAGCGGCCACCTCTTCCAGGCGGACCAGCGCCTGCTCGCGGAGCCGCTCCAGCTCCGCCCGCAGCGAGGCCACCTCCTCGCGCCGGGTCTCGAGTTCCCGCTCCCTTTGGACGAGGAGCTGGTCGCGCCGTGCGAGAGCCCGATCCCGGTCGACGAGCCGGCGGTGGCGGCGTTCGGCATCCTCTTCCGCCTGCTCGAGCTGGGCCGACCTCCGTTTCTCCTCCTCCTCCCAGGCGCGC
Proteins encoded in this window:
- a CDS encoding 3'-5' exonuclease encodes the protein MLWTAREPACTRGSRPGCRGAERSCSARPPGSMRSRPGSCPLSEAAGCFGVRPGGSNGPSRGDGIWPASEPCIHVGRRRFPLRPVRLRRTFQVSGEARATYYSIDVEATGPVPGLYSMVSLGACVVAPRDGGLRIGETFYVEIRPAFAGNDPRANAVHGLDLDRLRREGVEPREAMERLNRFVDRSLVPGTEPVFVGHVAVFDWMYVAWYYEWCGVRNPFGYKGIDTKALAMGVLGLPWFDTTRETIAERLGLEPQDEATLHRADADARHQAEILKALLECAGLT
- the rny gene encoding ribonuclease Y; this encodes MAASGVSCGGPAGRPGGGPALRADSRAGSTSRHLRTRARHRTDGAADRFRRRKHGQRTRSPELRRRTAFRIHSMRPARPGSPGGSAGGAGTAPAERPCRALSVFDVPCRSVSCPSRGSGPKAREEHGMGGLAGFAAAGATGGSALLATAALGAALGLAAGWALAARTARGVLSRARAERQRILEAAEAQAEREAAEHRARVEQELERRRRAWEEEEKRRSAQLEQAEEDAERRHRRLVDRDRALARRDQLLVQRERELETRREEVASLRAELERLREQALVRLEEVAALPREEARRQLLEALRAEVRQSAAAEVRAIKEDAQRRAEIEAQKIIALAIERVASEYSASRSVSHVKIPDPAIRGRIIGTEGRNIRTFEKLTGMQLVIDDNPGQVTISGFNPVRREIARRALEKLIEGGVIHPRRIQQVVAQVKRKVEQETLRAGREAAEEFGLKKVHPEILTLLGRLKFRTSYGQNVLEHVKECARICGMLAAELGLDQKLAERAALLHDIGKAVDFEREGTHPEIGGEIARRYGEPDVVVNAIESHHDDCEVIHPISVLVAAADALSGARPGARRQTTVDYIRRVKKLEEIGASFEGVSQCYALQAGRELRVIVEARKLDDDRTALLAHDLAQRIQNEMDYPGRVKITVIRELKAQAVAR